Part of the Deltaproteobacteria bacterium genome is shown below.
TCGACGGTCGCCGCCGCGAGGTCGACGACCGCCTCCTCCGCGAGGACCACACCCTCGGCCTCGTCGTCCGCCACGGCGCCGACCTCGTCGGCAAGCTCCTCCATGACCGAGGCCTCGGCCTCGTCGATCTCGGCCTCGTCGGGGCCGTCAGTCCCCCCGGTCGTCCCGGTCGTCTTCGTCACCGATCCCATGGCTCTTCCTCCTTTGAGCGATCCAGTTCATGCAGTCGTGGTAGTGCGCGATCTGCGCGCGGAGCCCCCTCCGCGCGCACGTCATGAGCGAGTCTTCGGTCGGCTTGACGCCCAGCGGACTCTGGGCAAGCTGCCGCACGAGGACGTCCTCGTACATGCGGGCCACGACGGTCACCGCCCGCGACTCGATCATGCGCTCGTCGAGCATGAGCGCCCGCAGGCAGTCGACGCACAGGGGGTGGCCGCCGATCCCGGCGACCTCGACCAGGGCCACGGCGACCTCGTGGACCGCCGACGACCTACCGCACGCTTCGCACTCGGCAGACATGGGGCCCGAGTCTACTCGATCTTCCGCGAAAGCGAATCCCGGCCAAGAGAATCGGCGACCTTCCCGGCGATCTCTCCCTGGGGATCCTTGCGCTGGTCGTCGTAGACCATGACCGTGCTGACCTGCTTGTGCCCCGAGAACCGCGCGACCGCGCGGACGTCGCCGCCGGTGGCGTCGAGGGCCTCCGTGATCGCCGCGTGGCGCAAGGCGTGCGGCCACACCTTGAGGCCGGCGTCCTTCCCCAGCTTGCGGATCATGCGGTAGATCGACACGGCGCTGATCGCCGTCGCGCGCCGCTCCAGCGCCTCCGCCAGGGTCGACGACCCGTGCAGCGGCAGGAAGAGCGCGCCGGGCTTCGTCCCGCGGACCTTGACCCAGGCCGCGAGGGCCTTCAGGGTCGCCGCGGGGAGCGTGAGGAAGCGGATCTTGCCGCCCTTGCGCCGGACGCGCAGCTTGCGGCCCGTGAACGACACGTCGGCCAGGGCGAGCCCGGCGACCTCAGTGCGCCGCAGCGCCAGGTCGAAGAGGAGCCGCAGGATCGCGCGGTCGCGCACCACCCAGGCGAGGTAGACCCGCGCCTCCTCGGCGCGCTCGGGGTGGGCGCGGCCGAGGGCCACGGCCGAGGCGTAGCGGCGCGCGAGCACCTCCATGAGGGCCTGGACGCCGTCCGACCCGGGGCCGCGGGTGTCGCGGACCTTGTTCTCCTTGAGGCCGGGCACCTCGACCGTCCAGTGGACGTGCCCGAGGAGGCGCGCGATCTTGCCCATGCTCTTGACCGCGGCGAGGCGCCGGTTGACGGTCGCGGCCGAGAGGCCCTTCCGTCCGAGCCAGTTGCGGTAGGCGAGCACGACCTGATTGGCCTTGCCCTGCGTCTGGCTGAAGAGCCACGCCACGGCGTGGGTGACGATCTCCGCGTCGAAGCCCTTGCCGGGGTGACGGCCGACGCCGGCCGTCGCGAGGAACTCGGCGAACACCACGAGGTCGCGCTCGTAGGCCGCGCGGGTCGTGGGCTCGCGCCCGTCGAAGAAGGCGCGCACGACAGCCTGCGGGCCGTCGAGAACGATCTCCGGCGCCAGGGCGAAGGCCTGGGCGTGGGTGAGCGCCGTCGTGGGCTGGGTGGGCTGGGTGGGCTGGGTGGGCTGGGTGGGCTGGGTGGGCTGTGGCGCGTCAGTCATGAATGAACTTGCTCCCTCGCCCGATACCGGAGGTCCGCCCCCACGGGCGCTCCCGCGTCCATGAATGCGACCGCTCGCG
Proteins encoded:
- a CDS encoding tyrosine-type recombinase/integrase encodes the protein MTDAPQPTQPTQPTQPTQPTQPTTALTHAQAFALAPEIVLDGPQAVVRAFFDGREPTTRAAYERDLVVFAEFLATAGVGRHPGKGFDAEIVTHAVAWLFSQTQGKANQVVLAYRNWLGRKGLSAATVNRRLAAVKSMGKIARLLGHVHWTVEVPGLKENKVRDTRGPGSDGVQALMEVLARRYASAVALGRAHPERAEEARVYLAWVVRDRAILRLLFDLALRRTEVAGLALADVSFTGRKLRVRRKGGKIRFLTLPAATLKALAAWVKVRGTKPGALFLPLHGSSTLAEALERRATAISAVSIYRMIRKLGKDAGLKVWPHALRHAAITEALDATGGDVRAVARFSGHKQVSTVMVYDDQRKDPQGEIAGKVADSLGRDSLSRKIE